The Shewanella japonica genome has a window encoding:
- the pyrF gene encoding orotidine-5'-phosphate decarboxylase produces the protein MTDKPIVVALDYDNKNEALSLIDKLDPTMCRLKVGKEMFTLFGPQLVKDIHDRDFDLFLDLKFHDIPNTVAKAVSAAADLGVWMTNVHASGGLAMMEAAKKALVNYGNDAPLLIAVTVLTSMSDEDLALLGINVPAQEHVKRLAALTHRAGLDGVVCSAQEATMLKSSFGQSFNLVTPGIRPVGADVGDQHRVMTPPKAVAAGSDFLVIGRPITKAADPLASLHQIVDSLK, from the coding sequence ATGACTGATAAACCAATTGTAGTAGCCTTAGATTACGATAATAAAAATGAAGCGTTATCGTTAATCGACAAGCTTGATCCAACGATGTGCCGTTTAAAAGTGGGTAAAGAAATGTTTACTTTATTTGGGCCACAATTGGTTAAAGACATACATGACCGTGACTTTGATTTATTTCTAGATTTAAAATTTCACGATATTCCAAATACCGTTGCTAAGGCAGTGTCAGCTGCTGCAGATTTAGGGGTATGGATGACCAACGTTCATGCAAGTGGTGGGCTAGCCATGATGGAGGCTGCCAAGAAAGCACTTGTTAACTACGGCAATGATGCGCCATTACTTATCGCTGTAACTGTTTTAACATCGATGAGCGATGAAGACTTAGCGCTTTTGGGCATTAATGTGCCTGCACAAGAGCACGTTAAGCGCTTAGCTGCGCTTACACATAGAGCAGGCCTTGACGGGGTTGTATGTTCTGCCCAAGAAGCGACGATGTTAAAGTCATCTTTTGGCCAATCGTTTAATTTAGTGACTCCAGGTATTAGGCCTGTTGGCGCCGATGTAGGCGATCAACACCGCGTGATGACACCACCTAAAGCAGTAGCGGCAGGCTCTGACTTTTTAGTGATTGGAAGACCGATAACTAAAGCGGCAGATCCACTGGCTTCATTGCACCAAATTGTTGATTCACTTAAATAG